The Synechococcales cyanobacterium T60_A2020_003 genome includes a window with the following:
- a CDS encoding aminotransferase class V-fold PLP-dependent enzyme — translation MSLDLQTILQHRQQFPALANKRYFNYGGQGPMPQSALIALHNAHDRIQQDGPFSVAINDEIQEIMKGLREAIAADLGTTAKSIALTENVSMGCNMALWGMDWREGDHILLTDCEYPSVMTTVEELRRRFGVKVTTCPIMQTLNDGDPVQMIERHLLANTRLVIVSHVLWNTGQVLPLADIVKVCHHYPTQAYPIQVLVDAAQSVGVLPLELDALGADFYAFTGHKWWCGAAGAGGFYVHPNAFDRLSPTFAGWRGITKGVIGEPPHWKPDCRRFEISTSSFPLYSALREAIATHNQVGTAAERYQRIGQMSEYLWKRLSEIPQVRCLRTSPPQAGLVSFRIQHPDLNHGQWVANLEQQGLFVRKINLPDCIRASVHYLTLEEECDQLVEAIAQAF, via the coding sequence CGCTGATCGCTCTTCACAACGCCCACGATCGCATCCAACAAGATGGCCCCTTCTCGGTTGCGATTAACGATGAGATCCAAGAGATTATGAAGGGTCTGCGGGAGGCGATCGCCGCTGATCTGGGCACAACCGCAAAATCGATTGCCCTCACGGAAAATGTGTCGATGGGGTGCAACATGGCCCTGTGGGGAATGGATTGGCGCGAAGGCGATCATATTCTGCTGACCGACTGCGAGTATCCCAGTGTCATGACCACCGTGGAGGAACTACGGCGACGATTCGGGGTCAAGGTGACGACCTGTCCGATTATGCAAACCCTCAACGACGGTGATCCGGTACAGATGATCGAGCGGCACCTACTCGCCAACACGCGCCTCGTCATCGTCAGTCATGTTCTTTGGAATACCGGACAAGTGCTGCCTTTGGCGGACATCGTGAAGGTGTGCCACCACTACCCGACCCAGGCGTACCCAATTCAGGTTTTAGTCGATGCGGCGCAGTCGGTGGGTGTTCTCCCCTTAGAACTCGATGCCCTCGGTGCAGATTTCTATGCTTTCACCGGACATAAATGGTGGTGTGGTGCCGCCGGAGCCGGAGGATTCTACGTTCATCCCAATGCCTTTGATCGCCTCAGCCCCACCTTTGCAGGCTGGCGCGGCATTACCAAAGGCGTCATTGGCGAACCGCCCCACTGGAAGCCAGACTGCCGCCGCTTTGAAATCTCCACCTCCAGTTTTCCGCTGTACTCTGCATTAAGGGAGGCGATCGCCACCCATAACCAAGTGGGAACGGCCGCAGAGCGATACCAGCGCATTGGTCAGATGAGTGAGTATCTCTGGAAACGGCTCAGCGAGATTCCCCAAGTGCGGTGTCTTCGCACCTCGCCGCCCCAGGCCGGACTCGTTTCGTTTCGCATCCAGCATCCTGACCTGAATCATGGTCAATGGGTGGCAAACCTAGAACAACAGGGACTTTTCGTCCGAAAAATTAACCTGCCGGACTGCATTCGCGCCTCGGTTCACTACCTGACGCTGGAGGAGGAGTGCGATCAGTTGGTGGAGGCGATCGCCCAAGCTTTCTAG